The Deltaproteobacteria bacterium genome segment TAGTCATCGGGTTCCTTCTTTATCAATCGGCCGGCCTGCGGCGCACCTCAATGATTCCGGTAAGTTCAGCCGCCCAGGAGGCCCCCGATTTTCCTTCGGGGATGGAGTGGCTTAATACCGGAGGCCCCTTGAGCCTGAAAGAGTTGCGGGGGAAGGTGGTCCTTCTCGATTTTTGGACCTACTGTTGCATCAACTGCATGCATGTGATCCCCGATCTGAAAAAACTGGAGACAAAATACGCGGACGAACTGGTGGTCATCGGCGTCCATTCGGCCAAGTTTTCCACCGAAAAGGAGACGCAGAATATCCGCGAGGCGATCATGCGGTATGAGCTGGTTCATCCGGTGGTCAACGACAGGGATATGCGGATTTGGGACGCCTACGATGTGCATGCCTGGCCGACCCTTATTTTGATCGATCCGGCGGGAAATATTGTCGGCGCCATTTCGGGCGAGGGGGTTTATGAGCCGTTGGATGGATTGATCGGACAGGTTGCCGCCGATTTTGAAAAGCGGGGGCTTTTAAACAAAAAACCGCTCACGTTGCCGCTCGAGAAAAACCGGGTTAAAGAGGCGCCTCTTTCGTTTCCGGGCAAGGTCCTGGCCGACAAGGCATCAAAACGGTTGTTCATCGCCGATTCAAATCACAACCGGATTGTTGTTGCCTCCCTGGAGGGAGAGGTCCGGGAGGTGATCGGAAGCGGTGAAACCGGATTGACTGATGGCGGCTATGCGAAGGCGACATTTAATCACCCGCAGGGGATGGCGCCGGATGGCGACACTCTTTACGTGGCCGACACCGAAAATCACGCCCTTCGGGCGATCGACCTCAAAAACAAAACGGTAAAGACGATTGCGGGAACGGGCAAACAGGCGGACCGTTTTCACTCGGGCGGTGCGGCCGGGTCGGTGAGTCTCAATTCCCCGTGGGATCTTCTGATGCATGACGGTTCACTTTATGTGGCCATGGCCGGTTTTCATCAGATCTGGAAAATGGATTTGAAATCAGGCGAAATCCACCCCTTCGCCGGAAGCGGCCGCGAGGCGCGGATTGACGGACCTTTAAATCAGGCGGCGCTGGCCCAGCCGACGGGTAATACCGAAGAAGACCAGGTCACCCCGTCGCCGGCAGATATTCCGACGCCGACCCCGGTCACCAATACCGCACCCGCGCCGCAGGCAACGCCCGAGCCCGAGCCCTTGCCGGAATCATCCTCGGCCCGGGCGTAGGACCCTGCCGTAAATATAGAGATACATATCAAGCAAACAGCAAGAAGCCTCATATAGGTGCTCTTCGAAATTTGAACGAAACTTTAACGAGACAGATAGCAAATTCTACTGAT includes the following:
- a CDS encoding redoxin domain-containing protein, giving the protein MIPVSSAAQEAPDFPSGMEWLNTGGPLSLKELRGKVVLLDFWTYCCINCMHVIPDLKKLETKYADELVVIGVHSAKFSTEKETQNIREAIMRYELVHPVVNDRDMRIWDAYDVHAWPTLILIDPAGNIVGAISGEGVYEPLDGLIGQVAADFEKRGLLNKKPLTLPLEKNRVKEAPLSFPGKVLADKASKRLFIADSNHNRIVVASLEGEVREVIGSGETGLTDGGYAKATFNHPQGMAPDGDTLYVADTENHALRAIDLKNKTVKTIAGTGKQADRFHSGGAAGSVSLNSPWDLLMHDGSLYVAMAGFHQIWKMDLKSGEIHPFAGSGREARIDGPLNQAALAQPTGNTEEDQVTPSPADIPTPTPVTNTAPAPQATPEPEPLPESSSARA